The Desulfovibrionales bacterium genome includes a window with the following:
- a CDS encoding N-acetylmuramoyl-L-alanine amidase codes for MGRDIKKYHLSYIVCWSLLLCLFIPAGGISPASSWALSSQDAYVRAERDYTGFKSSPRTKYRQFWLEHIDKFKKIYSNEPEGPVAPECLYMMAGIYRELYRYSGRQGDLSASIDMYERLCKRFPKSPRAKEAGASLAKIGRPEDNAPAGEAAAGAKAEERPKLERTPVSKGLHEVKDIRAWSTSDYTRVVIDAEDQAPFKEHLLKKDPDIKKPKRLYIDIFQSRLGPNLRDPIPVMDGLLRYVRAGQYKKDTVRVVLDIESLKKYKVFYLLNPFRIVIDIIGGRAEKGKEKDLGQLTLTQQLGLGVRRIVLDPGHGGKDCGAIGINGLKEKDIVLKVTRKVKQKIEERLQCSVILTRDKDAFLPLEERTAIANTKKGDLFVSVHANSAPNAEARGIETYFLNLASDEDAMRVAARENATSTKNISDLQKILNDLMLNCKINESCRLAEYVQDCLVSGLTKRYEQVNNLGVKQAPFFVLIGAQMPSVLVEISFLSHPQEADRLKDEGYLNDIAEHLADGIQKYVRDTETAYLSVPPGRTHTGLRSEAPSTKRR; via the coding sequence ATGGGTAGGGACATAAAAAAGTATCACTTAAGTTATATCGTCTGCTGGTCTTTGCTCTTGTGTCTCTTTATACCGGCCGGAGGGATTAGCCCGGCATCTTCCTGGGCCCTTTCGTCTCAGGATGCATACGTAAGGGCGGAACGGGATTACACGGGCTTTAAGTCCTCGCCCCGCACCAAATATCGCCAGTTCTGGCTGGAACATATCGATAAATTCAAAAAAATATATTCGAATGAACCCGAGGGCCCGGTGGCGCCTGAATGCCTCTATATGATGGCCGGTATATACCGGGAGCTTTACCGTTATTCCGGAAGACAGGGAGACCTCTCTGCGTCTATCGATATGTATGAGAGGCTGTGTAAACGCTTCCCGAAAAGCCCCCGGGCTAAAGAGGCCGGGGCTTCGTTGGCTAAGATCGGCAGGCCTGAGGATAATGCTCCGGCTGGAGAGGCGGCGGCCGGCGCCAAGGCCGAAGAACGGCCGAAGCTTGAGAGAACACCGGTGAGCAAAGGGCTGCACGAGGTAAAAGACATTCGAGCCTGGTCCACCTCCGATTACACGCGTGTGGTCATCGACGCGGAAGACCAGGCGCCGTTCAAGGAACATCTGCTGAAAAAAGACCCTGATATCAAAAAGCCAAAGCGGCTTTATATTGATATCTTCCAGAGCCGCCTGGGTCCCAACCTGCGGGATCCGATCCCGGTCATGGACGGCCTGCTCCGCTATGTGCGCGCCGGCCAGTATAAGAAGGATACCGTAAGGGTAGTCCTGGATATCGAATCGCTTAAAAAATATAAGGTCTTTTACCTGCTGAATCCCTTCCGCATCGTTATCGACATCATCGGCGGGCGGGCGGAGAAGGGAAAAGAGAAAGACCTCGGACAGTTGACGCTTACCCAGCAGTTGGGTCTGGGTGTGCGGAGGATAGTCCTGGACCCCGGACACGGGGGTAAAGACTGCGGGGCTATAGGAATCAACGGGCTGAAGGAAAAGGATATCGTCCTTAAAGTCACCAGGAAGGTCAAACAGAAGATCGAGGAACGGCTGCAATGCAGTGTTATCTTAACCCGGGACAAGGACGCATTTTTGCCGCTGGAAGAACGCACTGCCATCGCCAATACCAAAAAAGGCGATCTCTTTGTCTCTGTTCATGCCAATTCCGCGCCTAACGCGGAGGCCCGGGGTATTGAGACCTACTTTTTGAATCTGGCCTCGGATGAGGATGCCATGCGTGTCGCTGCCCGTGAAAATGCCACTTCTACAAAGAATATAAGCGACCTTCAGAAGATATTAAATGACCTTATGCTGAACTGTAAGATCAATGAATCATGCCGGTTGGCAGAGTACGTGCAGGACTGCCTGGTAAGCGGCCTTACCAAGCGATATGAGCAGGTTAATAATCTGGGGGTAAAACAGGCCCCCTTCTTTGTCCTTATCGGCGCGCAGATGCCCTCTGTTCTGGTGGAAATATCATTTCTCAGCCACCCCCAGGAGGCGGATCGCCTGAAGGATGAAGGATACCTTAATGACATAGCCGAACACCTGGCCGACGGGATTCAAAAGTATGTCCGGGATACGGAGACGGCCTATCTGTCTGTTCCGCCCGGTCGCACACACACAGGCCTCAGGTCTGAGGCCCCTTCAACAAAAAGGCGCTGA